The following are encoded together in the Magnetospirillum gryphiswaldense MSR-1 v2 genome:
- a CDS encoding M48 family metallopeptidase, translating to MRVLAGLYRDGKTAEDHPVEIRVLGHGLEIVAHDSPLVERWPLARIARDGDTIGAALRLRCADFPAARLVIADGQDLAALLPQRQTKPWLWAGLAAGAALVLGLTFWGLPHLASAAAHMVPIEAERAWGRAMAREIEDDHRACTRPDGMAALAVLQQKLALVLPEPQRPSRVVVVEHPMVNAVALPGGTIIVFDGLLRQADTADEVAGVLAHEMAHVAERHPLIAGIRSVGLAALVTLFTGDLSAVAATIGGMALAGNYSRQDESSADALAVEILHQAGISPQGLASFFAKLADQGGEIPQWLSTHPELDARRQAVEAATWGQAFAPALDASQWQALKDICPN from the coding sequence ATGCGGGTGCTGGCCGGCCTCTACCGCGACGGCAAGACCGCCGAAGATCACCCGGTTGAAATCCGCGTGCTCGGCCATGGGCTGGAAATCGTCGCCCATGACAGTCCGTTGGTGGAACGCTGGCCGCTGGCCCGCATCGCCCGCGATGGCGACACCATCGGCGCGGCGCTCAGGTTGCGCTGCGCCGATTTCCCTGCCGCTCGTCTGGTGATCGCCGACGGCCAGGATCTGGCGGCATTGCTGCCCCAACGCCAGACCAAGCCCTGGCTGTGGGCGGGGCTGGCCGCCGGTGCCGCCTTGGTCCTGGGCCTGACCTTTTGGGGTCTGCCGCATCTGGCCAGTGCCGCCGCCCATATGGTGCCGATCGAGGCCGAGCGCGCCTGGGGCCGGGCCATGGCCCGCGAGATCGAGGACGACCACCGCGCCTGCACCCGCCCGGACGGCATGGCGGCACTGGCGGTCTTGCAACAGAAACTGGCGCTGGTCCTGCCCGAGCCGCAACGTCCCAGCCGGGTGGTGGTGGTCGAGCACCCCATGGTCAACGCCGTAGCCTTGCCCGGCGGCACCATCATCGTGTTCGACGGCCTGCTGCGTCAGGCCGACACGGCCGACGAAGTGGCCGGGGTTTTGGCCCATGAAATGGCCCATGTGGCCGAACGCCACCCGCTGATCGCCGGTATCCGCTCGGTCGGGCTGGCGGCGCTGGTGACCTTGTTCACCGGCGATCTGTCAGCGGTGGCCGCCACCATCGGCGGCATGGCCCTGGCCGGCAATTATTCACGCCAGGACGAAAGCAGCGCCGATGCGCTGGCGGTGGAAATCTTGCATCAGGCCGGCATTTCGCCCCAGGGGCTGGCGTCGTTCTTCGCCAAGCTGGCGGATCAGGGCGGTGAAATACCGCAATGGCTGTCTACCCACCCCGAGTTGGATGCGCGCCGTCAGGCGGTGGAGGCCGCCACCTGGGGCCAAGCCTTCGCCCCCGCCCTGGATGCCAGCCAGTGGCAGGCGCTCAAGGATATCTGCCCTAACTAG
- a CDS encoding YjgN family protein, whose translation MSESAFVHHGRLGAVIRLSVVNALLNIVTLSLWRFWGKTRVRAYLWGHTTIWGEPLEYVGRGGELFIGFLLAMLVVFTPYMILVTVAQLMLVEENPLGALLFALAQFSLFFLIGVGLYRARRYLMTRTVWRGLRAGQDGSALTYALLILGHIVLMGLTLGWSAPWMSVKIERYRLNHTRFGDTGFTCDATSGSLYKRFSAVWFSFIPVVACMALLGAFMDYPNPETMEPGEFFAKLALVYVWLFGSTLVFTALPLAAYNAAYWRQIAAHTRFDGIGFSFELGAWRLVRLFVGNALITALSLGILRPVASMRTLRTACQCLSMESQPDLSRLFAGTQPIPRTGEGLLAALDGVGEF comes from the coding sequence ATGTCCGAAAGCGCCTTTGTCCATCATGGCCGATTGGGAGCGGTGATCCGCCTGTCGGTGGTCAATGCCTTGCTCAACATCGTAACTTTGTCCTTGTGGCGATTTTGGGGCAAGACCCGGGTGCGCGCCTATTTGTGGGGCCATACCACCATATGGGGCGAGCCGTTGGAATATGTGGGGCGCGGCGGTGAATTGTTCATCGGCTTCCTGCTGGCCATGCTGGTGGTCTTCACCCCCTACATGATCCTGGTCACCGTGGCCCAGCTCATGCTGGTCGAGGAAAATCCCCTGGGCGCCTTGCTGTTCGCCCTGGCCCAGTTCAGCCTGTTCTTCCTGATCGGTGTCGGCCTGTACCGGGCCCGGCGCTATCTGATGACCCGTACCGTGTGGCGGGGCCTGCGCGCCGGCCAGGACGGTTCGGCCCTGACCTATGCCTTGCTGATCCTGGGCCATATCGTGCTGATGGGGTTGACCCTGGGCTGGTCGGCGCCGTGGATGTCGGTGAAGATCGAACGCTACCGGCTGAACCACACCCGTTTCGGTGATACGGGTTTCACTTGCGACGCCACCTCGGGATCGCTGTACAAGCGTTTTTCTGCGGTGTGGTTCAGCTTCATCCCGGTGGTCGCCTGCATGGCGCTGCTCGGCGCGTTCATGGATTATCCCAACCCGGAGACCATGGAGCCGGGCGAATTCTTCGCCAAGCTGGCCTTGGTCTATGTCTGGCTGTTCGGCTCGACCCTGGTGTTCACCGCCCTGCCGCTGGCCGCCTATAATGCCGCCTATTGGCGGCAGATCGCCGCCCATACCCGTTTCGACGGCATCGGTTTCAGCTTCGAGTTGGGGGCGTGGCGGCTGGTGCGGCTGTTCGTCGGCAACGCGCTGATCACGGCGCTGTCCCTGGGCATCCTGCGCCCGGTGGCCAGCATGCGTACCTTGCGCACCGCCTGCCAGTGCCTGAGCATGGAATCCCAGCCCGATCTGTCGCGGCTGTTCGCCGGCACCCAGCCGATCCCGCGCACCGGCGAAGGGCTGCTGGCGGCATTGGATGGCGTCGGCGAATTCTGA
- the msrP gene encoding protein-methionine-sulfoxide reductase catalytic subunit MsrP — MLIRPAADLRDHDVTDQALYLDRRRFLALGAAAGTLLAAGQGLAATSDDAPTPFEAVTTYNNYYEFGTAKEDPAVTAPSRLKLAPWSVAVDGECAKPGTVALDDLIKPLKLEERLYRMRCVEGWSMVIPWQGVPLGQVLKRFEPNSKAKYVEFTTLADKAQMPGLRVPVLDWPYVEGLRLDEAMHPLTLLATGLYGKDLLAQNGAPLRLVVPWKYGFKSIKSIVRIRFSETQPVNSWQKANSREYGFYSNVNPEVDHPRWSQASERRIGEFRRRKTLMFNGYADQVASLYAGMDLRVNY; from the coding sequence ATGCTGATCCGCCCCGCCGCCGATTTACGCGATCATGACGTTACCGATCAGGCACTGTATCTGGACCGCCGCCGGTTTCTCGCCCTGGGCGCGGCGGCGGGGACATTGCTGGCGGCGGGGCAGGGGCTGGCCGCCACCAGCGACGACGCGCCGACGCCGTTCGAGGCGGTGACCACCTACAACAATTACTACGAATTCGGCACTGCCAAGGAAGACCCGGCGGTAACCGCGCCGTCGCGCCTGAAGCTGGCACCGTGGTCGGTGGCGGTGGACGGGGAATGCGCCAAGCCCGGCACCGTCGCCCTTGACGACCTGATCAAGCCGCTGAAGCTCGAGGAACGCCTCTACCGCATGCGCTGTGTCGAGGGCTGGTCCATGGTCATCCCCTGGCAAGGCGTGCCGCTGGGGCAAGTGTTGAAGCGATTCGAGCCCAATTCCAAGGCTAAATACGTGGAATTCACCACCTTGGCCGACAAGGCGCAGATGCCCGGCCTGCGGGTGCCGGTGCTGGACTGGCCCTATGTGGAGGGCCTGCGTCTGGACGAGGCCATGCACCCCTTGACCCTGTTGGCCACCGGCCTTTACGGCAAGGATCTGCTGGCCCAGAACGGCGCCCCCTTGCGGCTGGTGGTGCCGTGGAAATACGGCTTCAAATCCATCAAATCCATCGTTCGCATCCGCTTCAGCGAAACCCAGCCGGTGAATTCGTGGCAAAAGGCCAATAGCCGCGAATATGGCTTCTATTCCAACGTCAACCCGGAGGTTGACCATCCGCGCTGGTCGCAGGCGAGCGAGCGGCGCATCGGCGAGTTCCGCCGGCGCAAGACCTTGATGTTCAACGGCTATGCCGATCAGGTGGCCTCGCTTTATGCCGGCATGGATTTGCGGGTCAATTACTGA
- a CDS encoding sulfite oxidase heme-binding subunit YedZ: MRWLKPAAFAVALLPLAWLLWRAGFGSLGVNPVETINRYLGDWALRFLLIALAVTPVRQWTGWPALARLRRMTGLFAFFYVCLHLASYVGIDLFFDWAALWADVVKRNYITLGMIAVLLLVPLALTSTNGMIRRLGGARWRRLHLLVFPASILGVAHFWMMVKADIREPLVYAVVLSVLLGWRLWGFARRAQRA, encoded by the coding sequence ATGCGCTGGCTGAAACCTGCTGCCTTCGCCGTTGCGTTGCTGCCCTTGGCCTGGTTGTTGTGGCGGGCGGGTTTCGGCTCGCTCGGCGTCAACCCGGTGGAGACCATCAATCGTTATCTGGGCGATTGGGCGCTCAGGTTCCTGCTGATCGCCCTGGCGGTGACCCCGGTCCGGCAATGGACCGGCTGGCCAGCGCTGGCGCGGTTGCGCCGGATGACGGGGCTTTTCGCCTTTTTCTATGTCTGCCTGCATCTGGCCTCTTACGTCGGCATCGACCTGTTCTTCGATTGGGCGGCGCTGTGGGCCGATGTGGTGAAGCGCAATTACATCACCTTGGGCATGATCGCCGTGCTTTTGCTGGTGCCCTTGGCCCTGACCTCGACCAACGGCATGATCCGGCGCCTGGGTGGGGCACGCTGGCGGCGGCTGCATCTGCTGGTGTTTCCGGCGTCCATCCTGGGGGTGGCGCATTTCTGGATGATGGTCAAGGCCGACATCCGCGAACCCCTGGTTTACGCCGTGGTGCTATCGGTTTTGCTGGGCTGGCGCCTGTGGGGTTTCGCCCGGCGGGCGCAACGGGCATAA
- the glgB gene encoding 1,4-alpha-glucan branching protein GlgB, protein MTKKHPLTLDQAEIGAIAAGTHGNPFAILGPHHGPDGWSLRVFAPEAARVWAIGPAGEVELPRLHAEGFFCAPLSDALAASYRLRLEVGGRMMEREDTYRFPSLLGDLDIHLLVEGRHLRTFEKLGAHLQVVDGIAGVHFAVWAPNAKRASVVGDFNGWDGRRHVMRLRHDAGVWELFIPGLGNGTHYKYELIGPHGNLLPLKADPYGHYAEVPPRTASVVADLDERDWADGAWMKAQAKRNDRHAPISIYEVHLGSWMRVPEDGNRMLTYGELADKLTAYVQDMGFTHVEFLPVHEHPFSGSWGYQPVGLFAPTSRHGTPEDFRLLVERLHQAGIGVIIDWVAGHFPRDAHGLHHFDGTHLYEHEDPRLGLHKDWDTHIYNYGRTEVCNFLYSNALYWMEQYHVDGLRVDAVASMLYLDYSRNHGEWLPNRHGGNENLEAIDFLRQMNEVVYAEHPGAMTIAEESTAWPGVSRPTWTGGLGFGFKWNMGWMHDTLNYFSKDPIHRRFHHDSLTFGLLYAFTENFVLPLSHDEVVHGKGSILGRMPGDDWQRFANLRAYYAFMWTHPGKKLLFMGQEFGQQREWNCEASLDWDSLQNGLHLGAQRLVRDLNRLYRVEPALHQLDHDPAGFQWVDCNDRDNSVLSFLRRGFDGDDFCLVVCNLTPVVRYDYRIGVPLGGRYREVLNTDSHWYGGSDINNGDGVWAEDEPWHDQPLSVAVTLPPLSTLVFKRA, encoded by the coding sequence ATGACCAAGAAACACCCGCTCACGCTGGATCAGGCCGAGATCGGCGCCATCGCCGCCGGCACCCATGGCAACCCTTTCGCCATTCTGGGGCCGCATCACGGCCCTGACGGCTGGAGCCTGCGCGTCTTCGCCCCCGAGGCGGCGCGGGTCTGGGCCATCGGTCCGGCGGGCGAGGTGGAATTGCCCCGCCTGCACGCCGAGGGTTTCTTCTGTGCCCCGCTGTCCGACGCCCTGGCGGCGTCGTACCGCCTGCGCCTGGAGGTGGGCGGCAGGATGATGGAGCGCGAGGATACCTATCGGTTCCCATCGCTGTTGGGTGATCTGGACATCCACCTGCTGGTGGAAGGCCGCCATCTGCGCACCTTCGAGAAACTGGGCGCTCACCTGCAGGTGGTCGACGGCATCGCCGGCGTGCATTTCGCCGTCTGGGCCCCCAATGCCAAACGCGCCTCGGTGGTGGGCGATTTCAACGGCTGGGACGGGCGCCGCCACGTCATGCGATTGCGTCATGACGCCGGGGTGTGGGAATTGTTCATCCCCGGCCTGGGCAACGGCACCCATTACAAATACGAACTGATCGGTCCGCACGGCAACCTGCTGCCGCTGAAGGCCGACCCTTACGGCCATTATGCCGAGGTGCCGCCGCGCACCGCCTCGGTAGTCGCCGATCTGGACGAGCGCGATTGGGCCGACGGCGCCTGGATGAAGGCGCAGGCCAAGCGCAACGACCGCCACGCCCCCATCTCCATCTACGAAGTGCATCTGGGCTCGTGGATGCGGGTGCCGGAAGACGGCAACCGTATGCTGACCTATGGCGAGTTGGCCGACAAGCTGACCGCCTATGTCCAGGACATGGGCTTCACCCATGTGGAATTCCTGCCGGTGCACGAGCATCCGTTCTCGGGCTCGTGGGGCTATCAGCCGGTGGGGCTGTTCGCGCCCACCTCGCGCCACGGCACGCCCGAGGATTTCCGCCTGCTGGTGGAACGTCTGCATCAGGCCGGGATCGGTGTCATCATCGATTGGGTCGCCGGCCATTTCCCCCGCGACGCCCACGGCCTGCATCATTTCGACGGCACCCATCTGTACGAGCATGAAGACCCGCGCCTGGGCCTGCACAAGGATTGGGATACCCACATCTACAATTATGGCCGCACCGAAGTGTGCAACTTCCTGTATTCCAACGCGCTTTACTGGATGGAGCAATACCACGTCGACGGTCTGCGGGTGGATGCGGTGGCGTCCATGCTGTACTTGGATTATTCGCGCAATCATGGTGAATGGCTGCCCAACCGGCATGGCGGCAACGAAAACCTGGAAGCCATCGACTTTCTGCGGCAGATGAATGAAGTGGTCTATGCCGAACATCCCGGCGCCATGACCATCGCCGAGGAATCCACCGCTTGGCCCGGCGTGTCCAGGCCGACCTGGACCGGCGGCTTGGGCTTCGGTTTCAAGTGGAACATGGGGTGGATGCACGACACGCTGAATTATTTCAGCAAGGACCCCATCCACCGTCGTTTCCACCACGACAGCCTGACGTTCGGCCTGCTCTACGCCTTCACCGAAAACTTCGTGCTGCCGCTGTCGCACGATGAGGTGGTGCACGGCAAGGGCAGCATCCTGGGCCGTATGCCGGGCGACGATTGGCAGCGTTTCGCCAATCTGCGCGCCTATTACGCCTTCATGTGGACCCATCCGGGCAAGAAATTGCTGTTCATGGGCCAGGAATTCGGCCAGCAGCGCGAATGGAATTGCGAAGCATCGCTGGACTGGGATTCGCTGCAAAACGGCTTGCACCTGGGGGCCCAGCGTCTGGTGCGCGATCTCAACCGCTTGTATCGGGTCGAGCCGGCGCTGCATCAGTTGGACCACGACCCGGCGGGCTTCCAATGGGTGGATTGCAACGACCGCGACAATTCGGTGCTGTCGTTCTTGCGCCGGGGCTTCGACGGCGACGATTTCTGTCTGGTGGTGTGCAACCTGACCCCGGTGGTGCGCTATGATTATCGCATCGGCGTGCCGTTGGGCGGGCGCTACCGCGAGGTGCTCAACACCGATTCGCACTGGTATGGCGGCTCCGACATCAATAACGGCGACGGCGTTTGGGCCGAGGACGAACCTTGGCACGACCAGCCCCTGTCGGTGGCGGTGACCCTGCCGCCTTTGTCCACTTTGGTGTTCAAGCGGGCTTGA
- the glgX gene encoding glycogen debranching protein GlgX yields MPHRRRIWPGSPYPLGATWDGNGVNFALFSAHAEAVELCLFDHNGREVERIHLPEYTDQVWHGYLPEARPGLLYGYRVHGPYDPNEGHRFNAAKLLIDPYAKALSGQLLWSDTHFGFKLGNPRADLVIDKRDNARFMPKCRVVDTAFTWGDDRRPNRPWAETVIYEAHVRGFTMKHPHVPTQHRGTFLGLSHPAVVDYLVKLGVTAVELLPVHAIVDERHLIDQGLRNYWGYNPIGFFAADPRYYGASSHGDFKTMVGRLHDAGIEVILDVVYNHTAEGNHLGPTLSYKGIDNASYYRLMPGEPEHYENYSGCGNTLQLSHPRVLQMVMDSLRYWVEDMHVDGFRFDLAASLAREKSGFDGGSGFLDAVRQDPVLSRVKLIAEPWDIGGDGYRLGAFPPGWSEWNGQYRDTVRRFWRGDGGLIGDLASRLTGSSDLFGWGGRRPWASMNFVTCHDGFTMADLVAYEKKRNDANMEGNRDGTDANYSWNCGIEGPTEQPKVRALRTQQMRNLMATLLLSQGVPMILAGDEFGRSQGGNNNAYCQDNDISWIDWDDQDQIMLDFVRRLIKLRRDHPVFSRPRFFNGVRRPGQAIKDITWVTPEGLEMSDADWAMPYARSLGCVLGGDSDEIQAHTAGGRADDTFMLLMNAYTEIIFYTLPPPQLALAWEVVIDTARMDSIRADETCAAGSRFPVKPHSLAVLRRRNDPSDQ; encoded by the coding sequence ATGCCTCATCGCCGTCGTATTTGGCCCGGTTCCCCCTATCCTCTGGGTGCCACCTGGGATGGCAACGGCGTCAATTTCGCCCTGTTCTCGGCCCATGCCGAAGCGGTGGAATTGTGCCTGTTCGACCATAACGGCCGCGAGGTCGAGCGCATCCATCTGCCCGAATACACCGATCAGGTTTGGCACGGCTATTTGCCCGAGGCGCGGCCCGGCCTGCTGTATGGCTATCGCGTCCACGGCCCCTACGACCCGAATGAAGGGCATCGCTTCAACGCCGCCAAGCTGCTGATCGACCCTTACGCCAAGGCTTTGAGCGGCCAATTACTGTGGTCGGACACCCATTTCGGCTTCAAGCTGGGCAATCCGCGCGCCGATCTGGTCATCGACAAGCGCGACAATGCCCGTTTCATGCCCAAATGTCGGGTGGTGGACACCGCCTTCACCTGGGGCGACGACCGCCGCCCCAATCGGCCTTGGGCGGAAACGGTGATCTACGAGGCTCATGTGCGCGGCTTCACCATGAAGCATCCGCATGTGCCGACCCAGCATCGCGGCACCTTCCTGGGGCTGTCACATCCGGCGGTGGTGGATTATCTGGTGAAACTGGGCGTCACCGCGGTGGAATTGCTGCCGGTTCACGCCATCGTCGACGAGCGTCATCTGATCGACCAGGGTCTGCGCAATTATTGGGGCTATAACCCCATCGGCTTTTTCGCCGCCGATCCGCGCTATTACGGCGCCTCGTCCCACGGTGATTTCAAAACCATGGTCGGGCGTCTGCACGATGCCGGCATCGAAGTGATTTTGGATGTGGTCTACAACCACACCGCCGAGGGCAATCATCTGGGGCCGACGCTCAGCTACAAGGGCATCGACAATGCCAGCTATTACCGGCTGATGCCGGGCGAGCCCGAGCATTACGAAAACTATTCCGGCTGCGGCAATACGCTGCAACTGTCCCATCCGCGCGTGCTTCAGATGGTCATGGATTCCTTGCGCTATTGGGTCGAGGACATGCATGTGGACGGCTTCCGCTTCGATCTGGCGGCGTCGTTGGCGCGGGAGAAATCCGGCTTCGACGGCGGTTCCGGCTTTTTGGACGCGGTGCGCCAAGACCCGGTGCTCTCAAGGGTCAAGCTGATCGCCGAGCCCTGGGATATCGGCGGCGACGGCTATCGTCTGGGTGCCTTTCCGCCCGGCTGGTCGGAATGGAATGGACAGTATCGCGACACCGTGCGGCGGTTCTGGCGCGGCGATGGCGGTCTGATCGGCGATCTGGCCTCGCGCCTGACCGGGTCCAGCGACCTGTTCGGCTGGGGTGGGCGGCGGCCCTGGGCCAGCATGAATTTCGTCACCTGCCATGACGGCTTCACCATGGCCGATCTGGTCGCCTACGAGAAAAAGCGCAACGACGCCAACATGGAAGGCAACCGCGACGGCACCGATGCCAATTATTCGTGGAATTGCGGTATCGAGGGCCCGACCGAGCAGCCCAAGGTACGCGCGTTGCGGACCCAGCAGATGCGCAACCTGATGGCGACGTTGTTGCTGTCGCAAGGGGTGCCGATGATCCTGGCCGGCGACGAGTTCGGGCGCAGCCAGGGCGGCAACAACAACGCCTATTGCCAGGACAACGACATTTCCTGGATCGATTGGGACGATCAGGACCAGATCATGCTGGATTTCGTCCGCCGGCTGATCAAATTGCGGCGCGACCACCCGGTGTTCAGCCGTCCGCGCTTTTTCAACGGCGTGCGCCGGCCCGGTCAGGCCATCAAGGACATCACCTGGGTGACGCCGGAAGGCCTGGAAATGAGCGATGCCGATTGGGCCATGCCCTATGCCCGCTCGTTGGGCTGCGTGCTGGGCGGCGATAGCGACGAAATCCAGGCGCATACCGCCGGCGGGCGGGCCGACGACACCTTCATGCTGCTGATGAACGCCTATACCGAGATCATCTTCTACACCCTGCCGCCGCCGCAATTGGCGCTTGCTTGGGAGGTGGTGATCGACACCGCGCGGATGGATTCCATCCGGGCGGACGAAACCTGCGCCGCCGGCAGCCGTTTTCCGGTCAAGCCCCATTCGCTGGCGGTGTTGCGCCGGCGCAATGACCCATCCGATCAATAA
- the malQ gene encoding 4-alpha-glucanotransferase produces the protein MTATDTLDQLARLAGIEDGWWDFYGQWRVVPESTKRVFLRAMGFAIDSEAELAASLTEFDQRPWRRLLDPVTVVEQGGDWWATLTIPAAADKDMLAWTVTTEDGALHSGQVQVDSQTWIEERWLDGALIKRWRLVLPATLPQGYHRLEIRTKAGEAQAQLVVTPARAFVPKAVQGAGAWGIATQIYALRDPTDWGVGNYGSLARLAAGAARLGAATIGVNPLHALFPTQPDKFSPYAPSSRRFLNVGYLDVEAIPEFATCRAAKRLYASPGFQANLDRLRAYPMVEYADVAHLQGPILAELYAWFRAEHLAAGDARAEDFRAFLAKGGDKARLFCTFEALAEHFSRAGTPYWRHWPEQFQHPDNPAVAQFAAEHADKVEFYGWLQFVADEQLAAAHRAGLDAGAGIGLYRDLGVGIAGDGADAWMEQDRLALGVSVGAPPDPLALKGQDWGLAPFNPITLREAAYEPFIAVMRANMTHAGALRLDHAMALQRLYWVPPGVDADQGAYVRYPVDDLFRLVALESVRNNCLIIGEDLGTVPEGFRERMDRMALFAYRVMVFEKTGPDRFKAPEEFQDQALSIFATHDLPSLRGWWNGIDIDSRERLDLYPRSGMAEQERLARATDRAALVAALAGQGLLDHGFPVDGDLSDEQVLALADAAHLYLARAKSRLMMVQLEDVLGLNLQMNLPGTVNQHPNWRRRFSGEIQTVLDDFRLVRMSEALRQARPQCNETP, from the coding sequence ATGACCGCAACCGACACGCTCGACCAATTGGCGCGACTGGCCGGGATTGAAGATGGCTGGTGGGATTTCTACGGCCAGTGGCGGGTGGTGCCGGAAAGCACCAAGCGGGTGTTTCTGCGCGCCATGGGCTTCGCCATCGACAGCGAGGCCGAACTGGCGGCCAGTCTGACCGAATTCGACCAGCGCCCGTGGCGCCGCTTGCTCGATCCGGTGACGGTAGTCGAGCAAGGTGGTGATTGGTGGGCGACCCTGACCATTCCGGCTGCCGCCGACAAGGACATGCTGGCCTGGACCGTCACCACCGAGGACGGCGCCCTGCATAGCGGTCAGGTGCAGGTGGACAGCCAAACCTGGATCGAGGAACGCTGGCTGGACGGCGCCCTGATCAAGCGCTGGCGGCTGGTGCTGCCGGCAACGCTGCCGCAGGGCTATCATCGTCTGGAGATCCGGACCAAGGCCGGCGAGGCCCAGGCCCAATTGGTGGTGACGCCTGCGCGCGCCTTCGTGCCCAAGGCGGTGCAAGGTGCCGGCGCCTGGGGTATCGCCACCCAGATATATGCCCTGCGCGACCCGACCGATTGGGGTGTGGGCAATTATGGTTCGCTCGCCCGGCTGGCGGCGGGGGCGGCGCGGCTGGGGGCGGCGACCATCGGCGTCAATCCGTTGCATGCCCTGTTCCCGACCCAGCCCGACAAGTTCAGCCCCTATGCGCCGTCGTCGCGCCGGTTTCTCAATGTCGGTTATCTGGACGTCGAGGCCATCCCCGAATTCGCCACCTGCCGGGCGGCCAAGCGGCTTTACGCCTCGCCCGGCTTCCAGGCCAACCTGGACCGGCTGCGCGCCTATCCCATGGTCGAATACGCCGATGTCGCCCATCTGCAAGGCCCGATCCTGGCCGAGCTTTACGCCTGGTTCCGCGCCGAGCATCTGGCGGCGGGCGATGCCCGCGCCGAAGACTTCCGCGCCTTCCTGGCCAAGGGCGGCGACAAGGCCCGGCTGTTTTGCACCTTCGAGGCCCTGGCCGAACATTTCAGCCGTGCCGGCACGCCCTATTGGCGCCATTGGCCCGAGCAATTCCAGCACCCCGACAATCCGGCGGTGGCCCAGTTCGCCGCCGAACACGCGGACAAGGTGGAGTTTTACGGCTGGCTGCAATTCGTCGCCGACGAACAATTGGCCGCCGCCCATCGCGCCGGCCTGGACGCCGGGGCCGGCATCGGCCTGTACCGCGATCTGGGCGTCGGCATCGCCGGCGACGGTGCCGATGCCTGGATGGAACAGGACCGGCTGGCCTTGGGCGTTTCCGTCGGCGCCCCGCCCGATCCGCTGGCCTTGAAGGGGCAGGATTGGGGGCTGGCGCCGTTCAATCCCATCACCTTGCGTGAGGCGGCCTACGAGCCCTTCATCGCCGTCATGCGCGCCAACATGACCCATGCTGGCGCCCTGCGTCTGGATCACGCCATGGCGTTGCAGCGGCTTTATTGGGTGCCGCCGGGGGTGGATGCCGACCAGGGTGCCTATGTGCGCTATCCGGTGGATGATCTGTTCCGGCTGGTGGCGTTGGAATCGGTGCGCAACAATTGCCTGATCATCGGCGAGGATCTGGGCACCGTGCCCGAGGGCTTCCGCGAGCGCATGGACCGCATGGCCTTGTTCGCCTATCGGGTCATGGTGTTCGAGAAGACCGGCCCCGACCGCTTCAAGGCGCCGGAAGAATTCCAGGACCAGGCCCTGTCCATTTTCGCCACCCATGATCTGCCCAGTTTGCGCGGCTGGTGGAATGGCATCGACATCGACAGCCGCGAACGCCTTGACCTTTATCCGCGTTCCGGCATGGCCGAACAGGAACGCCTAGCCCGCGCCACCGACCGTGCCGCCCTGGTGGCGGCGCTGGCCGGCCAGGGGCTGCTGGACCATGGCTTTCCCGTGGACGGCGACCTGAGCGACGAACAGGTCTTGGCCCTGGCCGATGCCGCCCATCTGTATCTGGCCCGCGCCAAGTCACGGTTGATGATGGTGCAGTTGGAAGACGTGTTGGGGTTGAACCTGCAAATGAATTTGCCCGGCACCGTCAACCAGCATCCCAATTGGCGTCGCCGTTTTTCTGGGGAGATTCAGACCGTGCTGGATGATTTCCGCCTTGTGCGTATGTCCGAGGCCTTGCGTCAGGCAAGGCCGCAATGCAATGAAACGCCTTGA